The Lysobacter enzymogenes genome window below encodes:
- a CDS encoding DUF6630 family protein, which produces MPDNESDYEDDGHDFASDNDDDETLDDEALVWQLLLLINPGDEDTALQQFARYREAREDSGDEREPVETVQEAIDWISGFYVDWKDTASFVDVIDQLAARWNLRIEWGVEDPSDDDFLDGTDVPELMSIAYDRLREHGYTLWNYDTGGDAYAGWIALRRDDENMKAVASGLGIDVQPGSEAF; this is translated from the coding sequence CTGCCCGACAACGAGTCCGACTACGAAGACGACGGCCACGACTTCGCCAGCGACAACGACGACGACGAGACGCTCGACGACGAAGCCCTGGTCTGGCAGTTGCTGCTGCTGATCAATCCCGGCGACGAAGACACCGCGCTGCAGCAGTTCGCCCGCTACCGCGAGGCGCGCGAGGACAGCGGCGACGAGCGCGAGCCGGTCGAGACCGTGCAGGAGGCGATCGACTGGATCTCCGGCTTTTACGTCGACTGGAAGGACACCGCGAGCTTCGTCGACGTGATCGACCAGCTCGCCGCGCGCTGGAACCTGCGCATCGAGTGGGGCGTGGAAGATCCGTCCGACGACGATTTCCTCGACGGCACCGACGTGCCCGAGCTGATGTCGATCGCCTACGACCGGCTGCGCGAACACGGCTATACGCTGTGGAACTACGACACCGGCGGCGACGCCTATGCCGGCTGGATCGCGCTGCGGCGCGACGACGAGAACATGAAGGCGGTGGCGTCCGGGTTGGGGATCGATGTGCAGCCGGGCAGCGAGGCGTTCTGA
- a CDS encoding cold-shock protein, protein MADRENGTVKWFNDAKGFGFISRESGDDVFVHFRAILGNGFKSLQEGQKVSFVVTQGQKGLQADQVQPL, encoded by the coding sequence ATGGCTGATCGTGAGAACGGCACCGTCAAGTGGTTCAACGACGCTAAGGGCTTCGGCTTCATCTCCCGCGAGAGCGGCGACGATGTGTTCGTGCACTTCCGCGCCATCCTCGGCAACGGCTTCAAGAGCCTCCAGGAAGGCCAGAAGGTCTCGTTCGTCGTGACCCAGGGCCAGAAGGGCCTGCAGGCCGACCAGGTCCAGCCGCTGTAA
- a CDS encoding HEAT repeat domain-containing protein gives MNLRQAVPIAVVSALIGALAGGAYVARRDRADVAPARTAAPVATAAHANDHAAAASPYPEYLSLGGAAPVSFESLRRRAQRDPKFLQDLLQRYGNETAADARGELLALLHAVGGDDVLRYALSRAASTRAEDERVGLDLLGGYSLERAEVRETLLAKLRAGGEPQREAELIRMLTPAAMPDEDAAPVVERLGALARDADPEVRGEAVAQLAQWAEPAQAEEALHRALLDPAATVRSKAIVAVSGSHARSERLKDALLAIAADPAGSAADRGAAAMALQDFRLNRAEYAIWKRAQARADAESGEGG, from the coding sequence ATGAATCTCCGGCAAGCCGTGCCGATCGCGGTCGTCTCGGCCCTGATCGGCGCGCTCGCCGGCGGCGCCTACGTCGCCCGCCGCGACCGCGCCGACGTTGCGCCCGCGCGCACGGCCGCGCCCGTAGCGACGGCGGCACACGCCAACGACCACGCTGCCGCAGCTTCGCCTTATCCCGAATACCTCTCGCTCGGCGGCGCCGCGCCGGTGAGCTTCGAATCCCTGCGCCGCCGCGCCCAGCGCGATCCGAAGTTCCTGCAAGACTTGCTGCAGCGCTACGGCAACGAAACCGCCGCCGACGCGCGCGGCGAACTGCTGGCGCTGCTGCATGCGGTCGGCGGCGACGACGTGCTGCGCTACGCGCTGTCGCGCGCCGCCAGCACCCGCGCCGAGGACGAACGCGTCGGCCTGGACCTGCTCGGCGGCTATTCGCTGGAACGCGCCGAGGTGCGCGAGACGCTGCTGGCCAAGCTGCGCGCCGGCGGCGAACCGCAGCGCGAAGCCGAGCTGATCCGCATGCTGACGCCCGCGGCGATGCCCGACGAGGACGCCGCGCCGGTGGTCGAGCGGCTCGGCGCGCTCGCCCGCGACGCCGACCCGGAAGTGCGCGGCGAAGCGGTCGCGCAACTGGCGCAGTGGGCCGAGCCCGCGCAGGCCGAGGAGGCGCTGCACCGCGCCTTGCTCGATCCCGCCGCGACGGTGCGCAGCAAGGCGATCGTCGCCGTGTCCGGTTCGCATGCGCGCAGCGAGCGGCTCAAGGACGCGTTGCTGGCGATCGCCGCCGACCCGGCCGGTTCCGCCGCCGACCGTGGCGCGGCGGCGATGGCCTTGCAGGACTTCCGCCTCAACCGCGCCGAGTACGCGATCTGGAAGCGCGCTCAGGCCCGCGCCGACGCCGAGAGCGGCGAGGGCGGCTGA
- a CDS encoding M23 family metallopeptidase gives MKQPKHLRSALALLSFASLFGTAAQAAPTFQMPFPCGQVWEGQTRTNHNPQNSVDFNRANDEGDTVVAAAAGTVSVVRNLGDTSYGKYVVIDHGGGWSTLYAHLNSYSVSVGQNVAIGKSIGTVGSTGGSTGPHLHFEERLNGSAQKIKFNGAQITYWGSASYTSRNSCGGGGGASGTVGTNGTPLNVRSGPGTSYSIVDSLANGAKVTIQCQTTGTSVTGTYGTSNIWNRIGSGRFIPDAYTYTGSDGRVAPDC, from the coding sequence GTGAAACAACCCAAGCACTTGCGCAGCGCGTTGGCGCTGCTGAGCTTCGCCTCGCTGTTCGGCACCGCCGCCCAGGCCGCGCCGACCTTCCAGATGCCGTTCCCGTGCGGCCAGGTCTGGGAAGGCCAGACCCGCACCAACCACAACCCGCAGAACTCGGTCGACTTCAACCGCGCCAACGACGAAGGCGACACCGTCGTCGCGGCCGCGGCCGGTACCGTCAGCGTGGTCCGCAACCTCGGCGACACCAGCTACGGCAAGTACGTGGTGATCGACCACGGCGGCGGCTGGAGCACGCTGTACGCGCACCTCAACAGCTATTCGGTCTCGGTCGGCCAGAACGTGGCGATCGGCAAGTCGATCGGCACCGTCGGCAGCACCGGCGGCTCGACCGGCCCGCACCTGCATTTCGAAGAACGCCTCAACGGCTCGGCGCAGAAGATCAAGTTCAACGGCGCGCAGATCACCTACTGGGGCAGCGCCAGCTACACCAGCCGCAATTCCTGCGGCGGCGGGGGCGGCGCGTCGGGCACGGTCGGCACCAACGGCACGCCGTTGAACGTGCGCTCCGGCCCGGGCACCTCGTACTCGATCGTCGACAGCCTCGCCAACGGCGCCAAGGTGACGATCCAGTGCCAGACCACCGGCACCTCGGTGACCGGCACCTACGGCACCAGCAACATCTGGAACCGGATCGGCAGCGGCCGCTTCATTCCCGACGCCTACACCTACACCGGCTCCGACGGCCGGGTCGCGCCGGACTGCTGA
- a CDS encoding SpoIID/LytB domain-containing protein, with product MTATPSPTSPTLRRTPTWPALLVLLLAAAVSAQWLRDRVAAATDAAAPSPPSRALADAGSAERLLRIRVRDSVDGAALEANLSVHPLDPAAQVRALARDPAVRGARNATLAAGDYELRIGAAGHQTLSTRVRIDAAQPLPLTVWLPPTVSSDALDRLALQAAACARCARYAGRVFDAASGAPLAGATVRSSQGARTRSDADGRFELSAQLPAARAAADALPPTLDLTIEAAGYRGRELAGLPLLNDARAVIVDLEPGQGLSRSDRRHVQQRARLRDDLQRPMPAADAAQARADAAAAADALDPARPQTAARAQALAAQSANVPVPASIRVGTNCSGRSCSSVSVYAFEDYVGRGLDEEWIPSWNPQSLAAGAVAYRSYAAYYVAHPVNSRYDICASTSCQAFDNDSVAATVAAAAATRGVVLTRDGASAAFSEYSSENNAWDDPSDGLSCVNTDLSCGNGRNGSPRNGWPCLSDEVGRGRGCFGHGRGMSQWGTQRWAANNGRDWRWIANHYFNGNNAPGGQRNAYLANDGAGPGPGAVVFEDFESGVGRFDSAPTYSGSTVGIAATSLAQRDCATRRNGACSLRVLLKDDPNVATAWAVRLLSAGGTPANNVELLRAGGKVGFWIYTGGSGLRASLSVDDSDGSERGIERAIPANQWTYLEWALDDPAQWNAWAGASNGQIDAAGVRLDAVWLLREQTSFDVNLYLDDVQIVH from the coding sequence ATGACCGCTACGCCATCGCCGACCTCGCCCACGCTGCGCCGCACGCCGACCTGGCCCGCGCTCCTGGTCCTGCTGCTCGCCGCAGCGGTATCCGCGCAATGGTTGCGCGACCGCGTCGCCGCCGCGACCGATGCCGCAGCGCCGTCGCCGCCATCGCGCGCCTTGGCCGACGCCGGTTCCGCCGAGCGCCTGCTGCGCATCCGCGTCCGCGACAGCGTCGACGGCGCCGCGCTCGAAGCCAACCTCAGCGTGCACCCGCTCGACCCCGCCGCGCAGGTGCGCGCGCTCGCGCGCGACCCGGCCGTGCGCGGCGCGCGCAACGCCACCCTGGCCGCCGGCGACTACGAACTGCGCATCGGCGCCGCCGGCCACCAGACCCTCAGCACGCGCGTGCGCATCGACGCCGCGCAGCCGCTGCCGTTGACCGTGTGGCTGCCGCCGACGGTGTCGTCCGACGCGCTCGACCGCCTGGCCCTGCAAGCCGCGGCCTGCGCGCGCTGCGCGCGCTACGCCGGCCGCGTGTTCGACGCCGCCAGCGGCGCGCCGCTGGCGGGCGCGACGGTGCGCAGCAGCCAGGGCGCGCGCACGCGCAGCGACGCCGACGGCCGCTTCGAACTGAGCGCGCAGTTGCCGGCCGCGCGCGCCGCCGCCGATGCGTTGCCGCCGACGCTGGATCTCACCATCGAAGCCGCCGGCTACCGTGGCCGCGAGCTCGCCGGTCTGCCGCTGCTCAACGATGCGCGCGCAGTGATCGTCGATCTCGAACCCGGCCAGGGCCTGAGCCGCAGCGACCGCCGCCACGTGCAGCAACGCGCGCGGCTGCGCGACGACCTGCAACGGCCGATGCCCGCCGCCGACGCCGCGCAGGCGCGCGCCGACGCGGCCGCAGCCGCCGATGCGCTCGACCCCGCGCGCCCGCAGACCGCTGCGCGCGCGCAAGCGCTGGCGGCGCAGTCGGCCAACGTGCCGGTGCCGGCCAGCATCCGCGTCGGCACCAATTGCTCCGGCCGCTCATGCAGCTCGGTCTCGGTCTACGCATTCGAGGACTACGTCGGCCGCGGCCTCGACGAAGAATGGATTCCCTCGTGGAACCCGCAGTCGCTCGCCGCCGGCGCGGTCGCCTACCGCAGCTACGCCGCGTACTACGTCGCCCATCCGGTCAACAGCCGCTACGACATTTGCGCCAGCACCTCGTGCCAGGCCTTCGACAACGACAGCGTCGCCGCCACCGTCGCCGCGGCCGCGGCGACCCGCGGCGTGGTGCTGACCCGCGACGGAGCCAGCGCCGCCTTCAGCGAATACTCCTCGGAGAACAACGCCTGGGACGATCCGTCCGACGGCTTGTCCTGCGTCAACACCGACCTGAGCTGCGGCAACGGCCGCAACGGTTCGCCGCGCAACGGCTGGCCGTGCCTGTCCGACGAAGTCGGGCGCGGCCGCGGCTGCTTCGGCCACGGCCGCGGCATGAGCCAGTGGGGCACGCAGCGCTGGGCCGCGAACAACGGCCGCGACTGGCGCTGGATCGCCAACCACTACTTCAACGGCAACAACGCGCCCGGCGGCCAGCGCAACGCCTACCTGGCCAACGACGGCGCCGGCCCGGGCCCGGGCGCGGTGGTGTTCGAGGATTTCGAAAGCGGCGTCGGCCGCTTCGACAGCGCGCCGACGTATTCGGGCAGCACCGTCGGCATCGCCGCGACCTCGCTGGCGCAGCGCGATTGCGCCACCCGCCGCAACGGCGCGTGTTCGCTGCGGGTGCTGCTCAAGGACGATCCGAATGTGGCCACCGCCTGGGCGGTACGGCTGCTGTCGGCCGGCGGCACGCCGGCGAACAACGTCGAGCTGCTGCGCGCCGGCGGCAAGGTCGGCTTCTGGATCTACACCGGCGGCAGCGGCCTGCGCGCCTCGCTGAGCGTCGACGACAGCGACGGCAGCGAGCGCGGCATCGAACGCGCGATCCCGGCCAACCAATGGACCTACCTGGAATGGGCGCTCGACGACCCGGCGCAATGGAACGCCTGGGCCGGCGCCAGCAACGGCCAGATCGACGCCGCCGGCGTGCGCCTGGACGCGGTCTGGCTGCTGCGCGAACAGACCAGCTTCGACGTCAACCTCTACCTCGACGATGTGCAGATCGTGCATTGA
- a CDS encoding N-acetylmuramoyl-L-alanine amidase: MNEYSVSRRLRRSPLSRASLSLLPFALIVACAWPASAAPAAAPEDAALAQRLRLEESLARIDRQLYAAYFGQAYARYPSIPRGTLEAMAYVTTRWQNLQPARAADSHQHMPRAYGVMGLYHGEGFADQAGDGARLLGVPAQRVLRDPAANILAAAALLDRELRADGVDAHSPVEATRAALERYAGFAPAAGGAAKSAVQSHARASFAFDVLSAQDKGVNDRGIVVPERPVRWERAFDAPALLRLRAPFVRLNVAADTVEALGADGGFRIDPRDETLRAPAGSRTEAAAAAEKSTDYGPALWVASPYHSDRTSYDSVTIHTMEGYYAGSISWFQNNPYSVSAHYLIRSSDGQITQMVRENRAAHHVGVHNKTTLGIEHEGFIANASWYTAAMYNASAALTRHFCATYGAINCASAFKGPGGTGINVLPASVKVKGHQHYSSQTHTDPGQYWDWARYYNLLNPGTPGGGSVIDHFESSVGHFDTSPAYSGSTTGISTASLAERNCTTRKNGECSLRVLLKDDAASSNAWAVRLLSAGGTPGSNAALTRANGKVGFWVYTGASGVSAAIGVDDSDGTERSVARAIPVDTWTYLEWRLDDDAQWDAWVGGANGAITAATVKLDAVWFYRDQTSFDVNLYVDDVQVKN; encoded by the coding sequence ATGAACGAATATTCCGTCAGCCGGCGCCTGCGCCGGTCGCCGTTGTCGCGCGCCTCGTTGTCGCTGCTGCCGTTCGCGTTGATCGTCGCCTGCGCCTGGCCCGCGTCGGCCGCGCCCGCCGCGGCGCCGGAAGACGCGGCGTTGGCGCAGCGGCTGCGTCTGGAAGAATCGCTGGCGCGCATCGACCGCCAGCTCTACGCCGCGTACTTCGGCCAGGCCTATGCGCGCTATCCGTCGATTCCGCGCGGCACCCTGGAAGCGATGGCCTACGTCACCACCCGCTGGCAGAACCTGCAGCCGGCGCGCGCCGCCGATTCGCACCAGCACATGCCGCGCGCCTACGGCGTCATGGGCCTCTACCACGGCGAGGGGTTCGCCGATCAGGCCGGCGACGGCGCGCGCCTGCTCGGCGTGCCGGCGCAGCGCGTGCTGCGCGATCCGGCGGCGAACATCCTCGCCGCGGCCGCGTTGCTGGACCGCGAACTGCGCGCCGACGGCGTCGACGCGCATTCGCCGGTCGAAGCCACCCGCGCCGCGCTCGAGCGCTACGCCGGTTTCGCCCCGGCCGCGGGCGGCGCGGCCAAGAGCGCGGTGCAGTCGCACGCGCGCGCCAGCTTCGCCTTCGACGTGCTGTCGGCGCAGGACAAGGGCGTCAACGACCGCGGCATCGTCGTGCCGGAGCGCCCGGTGCGCTGGGAACGCGCGTTCGACGCACCGGCGCTGCTGCGCCTGCGCGCGCCGTTCGTGCGCCTGAACGTCGCCGCCGACACGGTCGAAGCCTTGGGCGCCGACGGCGGCTTCCGCATCGACCCGCGCGACGAAACCCTGCGCGCGCCGGCCGGTTCGCGCACCGAAGCGGCCGCGGCGGCGGAGAAAAGCACCGACTACGGGCCCGCGCTGTGGGTGGCGTCGCCGTACCACTCCGACCGCACCTCGTACGACTCGGTCACCATCCACACGATGGAGGGCTACTACGCCGGCAGCATCTCCTGGTTCCAGAACAATCCCTACAGCGTCAGCGCGCACTACCTGATCCGCAGCTCCGACGGCCAGATCACCCAGATGGTGCGCGAGAACCGCGCGGCCCATCACGTCGGCGTGCACAACAAGACCACGCTCGGCATCGAGCACGAAGGCTTCATCGCCAACGCCAGCTGGTACACCGCGGCGATGTACAACGCCTCGGCCGCGCTGACCCGGCACTTCTGCGCGACTTACGGCGCGATCAACTGCGCCAGCGCGTTCAAGGGCCCGGGCGGCACCGGCATCAACGTGCTGCCGGCCAGCGTCAAGGTCAAAGGCCACCAGCACTACAGCAGCCAGACCCACACCGACCCGGGCCAGTACTGGGACTGGGCGCGTTACTACAACCTGTTGAACCCGGGCACGCCCGGCGGCGGCAGCGTGATCGACCACTTCGAAAGCTCGGTCGGCCACTTCGATACCTCGCCGGCGTATTCGGGCAGCACCACCGGCATCTCGACCGCGTCGCTGGCCGAGCGCAATTGCACCACGCGCAAGAACGGCGAGTGCTCGCTGCGCGTGCTGCTCAAGGACGACGCCGCAAGTTCCAATGCCTGGGCGGTGCGGCTGCTGTCCGCCGGCGGCACGCCCGGCAGCAACGCGGCGCTGACCCGCGCCAACGGCAAGGTCGGCTTCTGGGTCTACACCGGCGCTAGCGGCGTCAGCGCGGCGATCGGCGTCGACGACAGCGACGGCACCGAGCGCTCGGTGGCGCGCGCGATTCCGGTCGACACCTGGACCTACCTGGAGTGGCGCCTGGACGACGACGCGCAATGGGACGCCTGGGTCGGCGGCGCCAACGGCGCGATCACCGCCGCCACGGTCAAGCTCGACGCGGTGTGGTTCTACCGCGACCAGACTTCGTTCGACGTCAACCTGTACGTCGACGATGTGCAAGTGAAGAACTGA
- a CDS encoding aldo/keto reductase, with protein sequence MDHRYLGRSGLRVPVLSFGTGTFGGQGDFFKAWGQTDVAQARRLLDVALDAGVNLFDSADIYSNGAAESILGEALKGRARDGYLISTKATFRFGDGENEVGSSRQHLLRSVDAALKRLGTDYIDLFQLHGFDARTPVEETLSTLDDLVRAGKLRYLGVSNFSGWHLMKSLATAERYGWSRYVAHQAYYSLIGRDYEWELMPLGLDQGVGAVVWSPLGWGRLTGKIRRGQALPETSRLHVTADKGPPVDEEYLYRVVDALDEIAAETGKTVPQIALNWLLQRPTVATVVIGARNEEQLKQNLGAVGWNLSAEQVAKLDAASARDKAYPYWHQSGFAERNPSPV encoded by the coding sequence ATGGACCACCGTTATCTCGGCCGCTCCGGCCTGCGCGTGCCGGTGCTCAGTTTCGGCACCGGCACCTTCGGCGGCCAGGGCGACTTCTTCAAGGCCTGGGGCCAGACCGACGTGGCGCAGGCGCGCCGCCTGCTCGACGTGGCCCTCGACGCCGGCGTCAACCTGTTCGACAGCGCCGACATCTATTCCAACGGCGCGGCCGAATCGATCCTCGGCGAAGCGCTCAAGGGCCGCGCGCGCGACGGTTATCTGATTTCGACCAAGGCCACCTTCCGCTTCGGCGACGGCGAGAACGAAGTCGGCTCCTCGCGCCAGCACCTGCTGCGCAGCGTCGACGCCGCGCTCAAGCGGCTGGGCACCGACTACATCGACCTGTTCCAGCTGCACGGCTTCGATGCGCGCACGCCGGTCGAGGAAACTCTGTCCACCCTCGACGATCTGGTCCGCGCCGGCAAGCTGCGCTACCTCGGCGTGTCGAATTTCTCCGGCTGGCATCTGATGAAGTCGCTGGCCACGGCCGAGCGTTACGGCTGGAGCCGCTACGTCGCCCATCAGGCCTATTACTCGCTGATCGGCCGCGACTACGAATGGGAGCTGATGCCGCTGGGCCTGGACCAGGGCGTCGGCGCGGTGGTGTGGAGCCCGCTGGGCTGGGGCCGGCTGACCGGCAAGATCCGCCGCGGCCAGGCGCTGCCGGAAACCAGCCGCCTGCACGTCACCGCTGACAAGGGGCCGCCGGTGGACGAGGAGTATCTGTACCGCGTGGTCGATGCGCTCGACGAAATCGCGGCGGAAACCGGCAAGACCGTGCCGCAGATCGCGTTGAACTGGCTGTTGCAGCGGCCGACCGTGGCGACGGTGGTGATCGGCGCGCGCAACGAGGAGCAGCTCAAGCAGAACCTCGGCGCGGTGGGCTGGAACCTGAGCGCGGAGCAGGTCGCCAAACTGGACGCGGCCAGCGCGCGCGACAAGGCGTATCCGTATTGGCATCAGAGCGGCTTCGCCGAGCGCAATCCTTCCCCGGTCTGA
- a CDS encoding lactonase family protein: protein MPLRSALLAWSLIMSATSAHAHTQADSATTELLVGCYTGAQCRGIGRYRFDPASGRIDPQPLETIETDNPSWLTVSPDGARAFAVNENGPASPDPVGRASSFALGRGAQRSQRLSQANTLGDDPAHAALSRDGRYLFVSNYSGAQSPGGSLAVLPVGADGRLGAAVQVLGHRASQADRERQLGPHVHAATPSPDGRYVFAADLGADKVYAYRYDPARSAERPLQAAPTPWLDLPPASGPRHLLFSADGRHAYLTLEMSGEIVALDHADGRLTAIQTLALDPGRRDGNAAAALHLSGDGRFLYVSNRGEDNHIAVYAVDPGDGRLRAVQRRASEGRGPREFALAPDGRFVVVANQHSGNLVVIARDPASGELGETVQMLPMVSPSDVKFVVAARP, encoded by the coding sequence ATGCCCCTGCGTTCCGCCCTGCTAGCCTGGAGCCTGATCATGAGCGCCACCTCCGCCCACGCCCACACCCAGGCCGACTCCGCGACGACCGAGCTGCTGGTCGGCTGCTACACCGGCGCGCAGTGCCGGGGCATCGGCCGCTACCGCTTCGATCCGGCCAGCGGGCGCATCGATCCGCAGCCGCTGGAAACCATCGAAACCGATAACCCGTCGTGGCTGACCGTGTCGCCCGACGGCGCGCGCGCGTTCGCGGTCAACGAGAACGGCCCGGCCTCGCCCGATCCGGTCGGCCGCGCCAGCAGCTTCGCGCTCGGCCGCGGCGCGCAGCGCTCGCAGCGGCTGTCGCAGGCCAACACGCTCGGCGACGATCCCGCCCACGCCGCGCTGAGCCGCGACGGGCGCTATCTGTTCGTGTCGAACTACTCCGGCGCGCAGAGCCCCGGCGGCAGCCTGGCGGTGTTGCCGGTCGGCGCCGACGGCCGCCTCGGCGCGGCGGTGCAGGTGCTCGGCCATCGCGCCAGCCAGGCCGATCGCGAGCGCCAGCTCGGCCCGCACGTGCACGCGGCGACGCCATCGCCCGACGGCCGCTACGTGTTCGCCGCCGATCTCGGCGCGGACAAGGTGTATGCCTATCGCTACGATCCCGCGCGCAGCGCCGAACGCCCGCTGCAGGCCGCGCCGACGCCGTGGCTGGATCTGCCGCCGGCGAGCGGGCCGCGCCATCTGCTGTTCTCCGCCGACGGACGCCATGCGTATCTGACTTTGGAGATGAGCGGCGAAATCGTCGCGCTCGATCACGCCGACGGCCGGCTGACCGCGATCCAGACGCTGGCGCTGGATCCGGGCCGGCGCGACGGCAACGCCGCCGCGGCCTTGCACCTGTCCGGCGACGGGCGGTTTCTCTACGTCAGCAATCGCGGCGAAGACAACCACATCGCGGTGTACGCGGTCGATCCCGGCGACGGCCGCCTGCGTGCGGTGCAGCGCCGCGCCAGCGAGGGCCGCGGCCCGCGCGAGTTCGCGCTCGCGCCGGACGGCCGCTTCGTGGTGGTGGCGAACCAGCACAGCGGCAACCTGGTGGTGATCGCGCGCGATCCGGCCAGCGGCGAGCTCGGCGAAACGGTGCAGATGCTGCCGATGGTGTCGCCGTCGGATGTGAAGTTCGTCGTCGCGGCGCGGCCTTGA
- a CDS encoding DUF3297 family protein produces MTDTPPDRLSNDPRSPFYAPSVLERGIGIRFNGVERSNVEEYCISEGWVRLPVGKALDRRGNPMTMKHKGTVEAYYLTAAPDAE; encoded by the coding sequence ATGACCGATACCCCGCCCGACCGCCTCTCCAACGATCCGCGCAGCCCGTTCTACGCCCCGTCCGTGCTCGAACGCGGCATCGGCATCCGCTTCAACGGCGTGGAGCGCAGCAACGTCGAGGAATACTGCATCAGCGAAGGCTGGGTGCGTCTGCCGGTCGGCAAGGCGCTCGACCGCCGCGGCAATCCGATGACGATGAAGCACAAGGGCACGGTCGAGGCCTATTACCTCACCGCCGCGCCGGACGCCGAGTAA
- a CDS encoding DUF2165 family protein, whose translation MSLALSLIVFKFVLLAGLAAWLSVVAFNNLRAFGNGAFALGQLMRMAPLQQAPAIQTPLLARRVESVFWHRAVLALVLAAELVSAGLLWFAAAAFAGAAAEPAAWANLALAAFMATCLLMLLGGSWFAYYIRQDNVQLLHFVLIGVAVAAMIAVNLRA comes from the coding sequence ATGTCGCTCGCCCTCAGCCTAATCGTGTTCAAGTTCGTCCTGCTCGCGGGCCTGGCGGCCTGGCTCAGCGTGGTCGCGTTCAACAACCTGCGCGCGTTCGGCAACGGTGCGTTCGCGCTCGGCCAGCTCATGCGCATGGCGCCGCTGCAACAGGCGCCGGCGATCCAGACGCCGCTGCTGGCGCGGCGGGTCGAATCGGTGTTCTGGCACCGCGCGGTGCTGGCGCTGGTGCTCGCCGCCGAACTGGTCAGCGCGGGCCTGCTGTGGTTCGCCGCGGCCGCATTCGCCGGCGCGGCGGCGGAACCGGCGGCGTGGGCCAACCTCGCGCTGGCGGCGTTCATGGCCACCTGCCTGCTGATGTTGCTCGGCGGCAGCTGGTTCGCCTACTACATCCGCCAGGACAACGTGCAGCTGCTGCACTTCGTCCTGATCGGCGTGGCGGTGGCGGCGATGATCGCGGTGAACCTGCGCGCCTGA
- a CDS encoding tetratricopeptide repeat protein: protein MSEPHSELTALLKRAHDAIADARDVEAVRLLQQVLECDPDNLHAQYLLAIQHAQLGLYERAEQRLRAVLARVPQFVVARFQLAQLLLMRDTAGDASEWLQPVLDAPAPLGDYARALHAAAGGDTAGACVLIESALRLPQPVPELAADMRRLLGRWSETAAA from the coding sequence ATGTCCGAACCGCATTCCGAACTGACCGCGCTGCTCAAGCGCGCCCACGACGCCATCGCCGATGCGCGCGACGTCGAGGCCGTGCGGCTGTTGCAGCAGGTGCTGGAATGCGATCCCGACAATCTGCACGCGCAGTACCTGCTGGCGATCCAGCACGCCCAGCTCGGCCTGTACGAGCGCGCCGAACAGCGCCTGCGCGCGGTGCTGGCGCGGGTGCCGCAGTTCGTGGTCGCGCGGTTTCAGCTGGCCCAGTTGTTGCTGATGCGCGACACCGCAGGCGATGCGAGCGAGTGGCTGCAACCGGTGCTGGACGCGCCGGCGCCGCTGGGCGACTACGCCCGCGCGCTGCACGCCGCGGCCGGTGGCGACACCGCCGGCGCCTGCGTATTGATCGAATCCGCGTTGCGGCTGCCGCAGCCGGTGCCGGAGCTGGCCGCCGACATGCGCCGCCTGCTCGGCCGTTGGAGCGAGACCGCCGCGGCCTGA